Genomic segment of Streptococcus australis:
ATGATTATAGTATACACAGTCATCCTTAAACTCAACTTAAATCGTCTCTCTTTTTTATTAATTTTTAAAACTATGGATTGGAGCTGGGATTTGCCCACCGCGAGAGATGAAATCAACAGACGAAGCCCCGTTGACCTTCATTACTGGAGCTGTCCCTAGCAAACCACCAAGCTCAATCATATCGCCTTCTTTTCCCTTTGGAATAATACGGACGGCCGTTGTTTTCATGTTAATCACACCAATTGCCGCCTCATCCGCAATCATAGCCGCAATGGTTTCAGCAGGCGTATCTTCCGGAATGGCAATCATATCCAGTCCGACAGAACAGATAGCTGTCATGGCTTCTAGTTTCTCTAAATTCAGAGAGCCATTTTGCACCGCAGCAATCATCCCCTCATCTTCAGAAACGGGGATAAAAGCACCTGACAAGCCACCGACTTGGTTACAAGCCATCACTCCGCCCTTCTTAACTTGGTCATTCAAAAGAGCGAGGGCAGCCGTCGTCCCATGCGTACCAACTGTTTCTAGGCCCATTTCCTCAAGGATACGAGCCACAGAATCACCAACTGCAGGAGTCGGCGCCAAACTTAGGTCTACAATCCCAAAGTCGACTCCAAGCCGTTCACTTGCCATTTGACCAACTAGCTGACCAATACGAGTAATCTTAAAGGCTGTTTTCTTGACTGTCTCAGCTACTACATCAAAACTCTGACCACGAACTTTCTCCAAGGCGCGTTTGACGACACCAGGACCTGAAACTCCAACATTGATGATGACATCTGCTTCACCGACACCATGGAAGGCCCCCGCCATAAAAGGATTGTCCTCAACAGCGTTCGCAAATACGACCAATTTGGCAGCTCCCATATCTGATAAGTTCGCTGTTTCCTTGATGATACGGCCCATATCTGCAACTGCAGTCATGTTGATGCCTGACTTGGTTGATCCGATATTGACGGACGAACAGACCTTGTCTGTCTCAGCAAGAGCACGTGGGATAGAATTGATGAGAATCTCATCTCCTTTTTGGTAGCCTTTTTGTACCAAGGCCGAAAAACCACCAATAAAGTCAACACCAATCTCCTTGGCAGCCTTATCAAGTGCCTTTGCCAAAACGACATAGTCCGTCGCATCAGTCGCTGCTCCAATCAAGGAAATCGGAGTCACCGATACTCGTTTATTGACAATAGGAATCCCTAGTTCTGCAGCAATTTC
This window contains:
- a CDS encoding PFL family protein is translated as MDIRQVTETIAMIEEQNFDIRTITMGISLLDCIDPDIERAAEKIYQKITTKAANLVAVGDEIAAELGIPIVNKRVSVTPISLIGAATDATDYVVLAKALDKAAKEIGVDFIGGFSALVQKGYQKGDEILINSIPRALAETDKVCSSVNIGSTKSGINMTAVADMGRIIKETANLSDMGAAKLVVFANAVEDNPFMAGAFHGVGEADVIINVGVSGPGVVKRALEKVRGQSFDVVAETVKKTAFKITRIGQLVGQMASERLGVDFGIVDLSLAPTPAVGDSVARILEEMGLETVGTHGTTAALALLNDQVKKGGVMACNQVGGLSGAFIPVSEDEGMIAAVQNGSLNLEKLEAMTAICSVGLDMIAIPEDTPAETIAAMIADEAAIGVINMKTTAVRIIPKGKEGDMIELGGLLGTAPVMKVNGASSVDFISRGGQIPAPIHSFKN